The Bradyrhizobium oligotrophicum S58 genome contains the following window.
CGCAGCGTCGATCATGCTGGTCATGACGACGAAATCACGCGAGAGACTTTATGGCGCCGGCATCCGCATCGCGCAGGAGCAGGCCGCGCGCGCCCGCAAGGAAGCCGATCGTCTGGCCTGCGATGCGTGGAATAGGCGCATGCTCGGCTACAAGGGGCCGGCGCAGCCCTCGCCGCTGCTCGGCGACGCGCTCAACGCCGGCTACTACTATCTCGAAGTGCGCTGTCTCGGCTGCGACACCAACCAGACCGTCGCGCTCGACATCATCAGACGTCCCAAGACGACTCCGATCCACGAGCTCGAGCGCTACATGCGCTGCCAGGATTGCTCGCGGCTGCGCGGCCATCCCTACAAGCGCAGCGCGCTGGTGGCTTTGCGCGAGACCAAGATCTCGGCCGCGCATCCGGCATCGATATGGTGGCCCGATGACCGCTAGGCGCACGGACCACGCTCGAGGTCGGCATCGAACGTGGCTCAGAGGTACTCCGGTCGGACGACGCATCGATCGATGAATTTTTCTAAGACAGCGCGGAACAATGTCGAGCTCCGGCGGTTTCGAAATTTGCCGGCGCGGCAGGGAAGTAAACATGTCAGAGTTGATGACCCAGCCGGACAAGCTGCGGGCCGACGCGGCCGAGTGCGCCCTCATCCGTGATCTCGCCACCGATCGCGACAAGCGCGAGCTGTTCGCACGGCTTGCCGAACATCTGAGCACACTCGCTGTCGAAGTGGAGCGTCGCCCGCACGCAGGGCTCCAGCCTCAGCTGAGCGACAACGGCAACTCACGCCAAGCGGGCGTGGTCGCTGATGCCGGGACCTCGGCCACACAATCGCGCAACTCGGCTTCGCTATAACACGTCACGAGCAGCGTCTGATTCGTCCGGCGACGAAACGACGATCCCCTCGTGCACGGGTGCCGATCTTGCGACTGTCTCTTCCTCACCTCGCCTGCATGGCTCTGTTGCTTGCATCGGCGCAACCCGCCGCCGCGCTCGACCTCGTCGGCCGCGGCAGCATCGTCGATGGCGATACGCTGGACATTCACGGCGCGCGCATCCGCCTGTGGGGCATCGACGCTCCCGAGACCGCGCAACTCTGTCGCGGCCGCGACCGCAAGCCCTATCGCTGTGGCGCGCTCGCCGCCAACACGCTCGATGCCTTCACGCGAGGCAAGATTCTCCGCTGTACGCCCGTGGACGGCGATCGCTATGGCCGCATCGTCGCGCGCTGTGCGGCCGGCGTCACCGATCTCGGCCGGTTCATGGTGTCGCGCGGGCTTGCGATCGAGGAGCCGCAATATTCGCACGGAGCCTACGCCGCCGATCAGCTCACCGCGCGCCGCGCCGCCCGCGGCCTCTGGTCCGGCCGCTTCGTCGCGCCGCCGCTGTATCGCAGCTGCATGCATGAAGGCGGCACGATTTCGCTGTGTTCGAACGGTGAGTAGCCGGCCTGTAGGCTGAGCAAAGGCGCAGCCGTGCGGTCTCCTCACGCGCCCCTTGCAATGGCGCCGTGCCCACCATCTCACGACCGAATACGCTGCACGACGGTTGGCACGCTCCGCCGGACGGCGGCGCTTTGCCCACCCTACAGATTGCGCCTCGGTCATTGCGAGCGAAGCGGCGCAATCCAGGGCCAGGGAGCAAGTCTGGATTGCTTCGCTGATCTGGTCGCGATGCGCGACCAATGGCTCGCAATGACCGAAAAAGCGAGGGCCGAATTCCTCCGCAACGATCGCGTCAATTGCCACGCTCTCTGATCCGGCTGTAAGGTCACACACCGCAAGTACCCGGGGCTGGCTGACGATGATGACAGAAAAGACAACGCGCGTGGCGATCCTGTTCGGCGGGCGCTCGGCGGAGCATGACGTGTCCCGGGCCTCCGCCGCCAACATCTTCCGTTCGCTCGACGCCAGCCGCTACGCCATCACCTTGATCGGCATCACCAGCGACGGCCGCTGGGTGCTCGCCGACGCTGCGAATGACGGCACCGCCACGGCGTTGACCGTGCCTGCCGACGGCCCCCAGATCGTGCTGCTGCCGGCCGGCCAGGGCCGCGCGCTGGTCATCGGCGATGGCACAGCCGGCACGCGCGACCTCGTCTTCGACGTCGTCTTCCCGGTGCTGCATGGCCCGAACGGCGAGGATGGCACCGTGCAGGGCGCGCTGGAGCTGGC
Protein-coding sequences here:
- a CDS encoding thermonuclease family protein, producing MALLLASAQPAAALDLVGRGSIVDGDTLDIHGARIRLWGIDAPETAQLCRGRDRKPYRCGALAANTLDAFTRGKILRCTPVDGDRYGRIVARCAAGVTDLGRFMVSRGLAIEEPQYSHGAYAADQLTARRAARGLWSGRFVAPPLYRSCMHEGGTISLCSNGE